The sequence CAGCGGGGAACCTGTGACCGGCGAGCAGTTGAAGAGACTCACCCATCTCAACTATCGAGAGTTTCTCGATCCCGGTCTCCTCGAGAACATCCCGATTCTCGGGCAATCGTGGGCGCTGCTGCGGGGCACCGGACTCTACCGGGGCGATCGTGTCCACCAGTGGATCAAGGACACGCTCGAGAGGCTCGGAGTCTCCACCTTTCACGACCTCGAGATTGACGGCACCCTGCCAATGAAACAGCGGTACAGGCTGGTGGTCACCGTCACGGACGTGACGACGGGGCAACTGGTCCGCCTGCCCTGGGACTTTGAACGGGTCTACGGCCTCGACCCCAACGCTCAATCCGTCGCCGACGCGGTACGGGCGTCCATGGCGATTCCGTTTTTCTTCCGTCCTGTCTCGTTGACCAGTGCCGCCGGAATGACCTCGACGCTGGTGGACGGCGGAGTGCTCTCGAACTTCCCGATCGATTCACTGGATCGGACCGATGGACAGTTGCCCCGATGGCCCACCTTCGGGGTCACCGTTCTGCCCAATCTGCCGGCCGGGAACGATGACGTCATCCCCCATCTCAGACTCCTGCGCCTTCTCGGGCCACCGCACCTGCTCGAGAGCGTTCTCAGTACCATGCTCGTGGGTCGCGATCAGGCGTACCTGAACCAGCCGTGGGTGAGTGTCCGGGCAATTCGGGTGAACTCCACCGATGTCGGGGCCCTCGACTTCGACATTCACCAGGAAGACGTCGAGGCTCTTTACCGGAACGGATACGAAGCGGCACAAGCATTCCTATCTACCTGGAATTGGAATTCCTACGTTCAGAGGTTCCGGCAGATGCCGCCCGGGTAGCTCCCGTAAACTGCGCTCCGCCCGGGAACCAGCCCCGGTCACGGTCCGCAGCGAATTCCGCGGCGGCGTCATCCGGCGTCGGTTTTCTCCACCAACCGGTCTATGCCGTCGAGCATGCGGTCGAGGCCGAAGCGGAAGTCGTCCTCGAGCCAATCGGCGTCGTCGCTCCCGTCCGGATCGAATGCTCCGGCGGCGATCGCGGACAGCAGCGCGGGAAATCGCTCCCGGTCGAGCAGGAGTGGGAGCATCTGCGAATAGTCGACCGGTGTGGTGGACGCCGCCGACCGCTCCAGGTCGTTGACGAACCGGGCGCGCCCGATCACGAACAGTGAAACATTGAGCACCACTTGCACCTTCGTGTCCTCGGGCAACGTTGTGTCCGCGAGGGTGCGCAGTCCCGCCTCGAGCCACGACAGGTTGTTCGGCCCGGTCGGCGGCGCCGAAATGGACAGTTCAGCCCACCAAGCATGGACGCGTGCGCTCCGGTACTCGGCCCGGGCCCAGGCCTCGAGCCGGTCCCGACACCGACCGGACACCGGCAGGTCGGCGGGCGGGGCGCCGATCGCGCGGTCCGCCATCAGCTCGATCAGGTCATCCTTGCTGTCGACATACCGGTAGAGCGACATGGTGGTGAACCCCAGTTGCTTGGCAACGCGGCTCATCGACAGCCCCGCGAGACCTTCGACGTCGGCCACCTCGATCGCGGCGTCGAGCACCCGGTCGAGCGTGAGCCCCTTGCGGGGACCGCGCGACCCGGCCTCCTCCAATCCCCATGCCAGCCTCATTGCCTTGGGCAGGTCGGCGGGCGTGCGGCTTGTCGGGCCTTCGAGGGGCTGTGTCATCGGTATTCCACTTCGTCGGGGTCTTGCGCTCATCTTAAAACTGCGTACGCTGCACACCATGAATATACGTCGTACACAGTTTGGGTCGGCGGTCGCTGACCGCCACTGCGATCCCGCGATCACCGTCACCGGATTGCGAAAATCGTTCCGGGACGTCGCCGTCCTCGACGGCGTCGACCTCCTCGTTCCACGCGGCAGCGTGTTCGCACTTCTCGGGGTCAACGGCGCAGGCAAGACCACGATGGTCCGCATCCTGTCGACCCTCACACCAGCCGATGCGGGCACCGTGACCATCGCCGGACGAGACCTGCACGACGACGCCCAGGGCATCCGACGCTCGATCAGTCTCACCGGCCAGTACGCGGCCGTCGACGACCTGCTCACCGCCGAGGAGAACTTGCGGCTGATGGCCCGCCTCGGTCATCTCGGTCGAGCCGAGGGCAGACAGCGGGCACGCGAGCTGCTCGAACAGTTCGACCTGGTCGACGCGGGCAGGCGGCGCGCAGGCACGTACTCGGGTGGCATGGCACGCCGCCTCGACCTCGCGATGAGCTTGGTTGCCCGGCCGGAGGTGATTTTTCTCGACGAACCCACCACCGGACTCGACCCACGGAGCCGGCAGACGATGTGGGATGTCGTCCGGTGCCTCGCCGACGACGGTGTGACGATCTTTCTCACTACCCAATACCTCGAAGAGGCAGACCAACTCGCCGACCGCGTCGCCGTGCTCGACGAGGGCAGGATCGTTGCGGAAGGTAATCCCGACGAACTGAAACGGCTCGTCCCCGGGGGCCACCTCGAACTGATGCTCACCCAGCGGTCCCAACTCGAGACAGTCGCCGCCTCCTTCGACGAGGTCGTGGTCGACGCGGACCGCTGCACGATTGCGATCCCGACGGACGGGAGCATCGGTCAGATCAAAGCCCTCCTCGACCGGGTCGACGACCAGAGCGTGACTGTCGGGACCCTGTCGCTCCACTCCGCCAGCCTCGACGACGTGTTCTTCGCGCTCACCGACAAGACACCCGCCGCACCGATCCGAAACGAGGCAACAGCCCGATGACCGCCGACACCCGCCCCCACCCCGTCGCCGATGTCGCCGCGATGACCGCCCGCACCACGACGCGCATCCTGCGCAGCCCCGAGACCGTGATCATGGGCGTCGC comes from Rhodococcus oxybenzonivorans and encodes:
- a CDS encoding patatin-like phospholipase family protein, yielding MDVTASRESKEADLVLAGGGVKGIGLVGAASALIDAGYTIHRVSGTSAGAVVGAILAAVTASGEPVTGEQLKRLTHLNYREFLDPGLLENIPILGQSWALLRGTGLYRGDRVHQWIKDTLERLGVSTFHDLEIDGTLPMKQRYRLVVTVTDVTTGQLVRLPWDFERVYGLDPNAQSVADAVRASMAIPFFFRPVSLTSAAGMTSTLVDGGVLSNFPIDSLDRTDGQLPRWPTFGVTVLPNLPAGNDDVIPHLRLLRLLGPPHLLESVLSTMLVGRDQAYLNQPWVSVRAIRVNSTDVGALDFDIHQEDVEALYRNGYEAAQAFLSTWNWNSYVQRFRQMPPG
- a CDS encoding TetR/AcrR family transcriptional regulator, with protein sequence MTQPLEGPTSRTPADLPKAMRLAWGLEEAGSRGPRKGLTLDRVLDAAIEVADVEGLAGLSMSRVAKQLGFTTMSLYRYVDSKDDLIELMADRAIGAPPADLPVSGRCRDRLEAWARAEYRSARVHAWWAELSISAPPTGPNNLSWLEAGLRTLADTTLPEDTKVQVVLNVSLFVIGRARFVNDLERSAASTTPVDYSQMLPLLLDRERFPALLSAIAAGAFDPDGSDDADWLEDDFRFGLDRMLDGIDRLVEKTDAG
- a CDS encoding ATP-binding cassette domain-containing protein: MNIRRTQFGSAVADRHCDPAITVTGLRKSFRDVAVLDGVDLLVPRGSVFALLGVNGAGKTTMVRILSTLTPADAGTVTIAGRDLHDDAQGIRRSISLTGQYAAVDDLLTAEENLRLMARLGHLGRAEGRQRARELLEQFDLVDAGRRRAGTYSGGMARRLDLAMSLVARPEVIFLDEPTTGLDPRSRQTMWDVVRCLADDGVTIFLTTQYLEEADQLADRVAVLDEGRIVAEGNPDELKRLVPGGHLELMLTQRSQLETVAASFDEVVVDADRCTIAIPTDGSIGQIKALLDRVDDQSVTVGTLSLHSASLDDVFFALTDKTPAAPIRNEATAR